One Perca flavescens isolate YP-PL-M2 chromosome 9, PFLA_1.0, whole genome shotgun sequence genomic window carries:
- the farp2 gene encoding FERM, ARHGEF and pleckstrin domain-containing protein 2 isoform X2, whose protein sequence is MGDIEGSYRVLQTPGIRLGAQFNAGISTLEPGQSLSGNVTSGSKSHGRGELQIRVQGLDDSQEFFDIDPKAIGQVLLSEVFRRGNLIESDYFGLEFQNMQLNWVWLEPTKPVSRQARRPANTLFRLSVKFFPPDPGQLQEEYTRYLFSLQMKRDLMEGRLICTENTGALLASHLVQSEIGDYDDVADRDFLRMTKLLPYQEKVQERIMELHRRHLGQTPAESDFQILEIARKLEMYGVRFHPAADREGTKINLAVAHMGLQVFQGNTKINTFNWSKIRKLSFKRKRFLIKLHPEVHGPHQDTLEFMMASRDQCKIFWKICVEYHSFFRLFDQPQPKSKTILFTRGSSFRYSGRTQKQLVDYARENGAKRTPYQRRNSKIRMSARSLATDVPKQSLSFNDSLRAPGSPYSATVSFYAAHISSVPPRTELQTQPQPFPTLSRSPAPPQHQQLQSPLQATRPPSPPKEEPVKAASPSHYTFQDSVVDSPQLSPFNSKDALCLSPSFQMSTLSLPGQAPSPLQSPILNEVGSNAKLEEEEEGRRKRYPTDKAYFIAKEILTTERTYLKDLEVITVWFRSAVIKENAMPEGLMTLLFSNIDPIYEFHRGFLKELDQRLALWEGRSNAHVKGDYQRIGDVMLRNMCALKEFTSFLQKHNEVLTELEKATKRLKKLETVYKEFELQKVCYLPLNTFLLKPIQRLMHYKLILERLCKHYAPTHRDHDACKEALKEVAEIATQLQSSLIRLENFQKLTELQRDLIGIENLTAPGREFIREGCLYKLTKKGLQQRMFFLFSDMLLYTSKGVTATNQFKVHGQLPLHGMIVEESENEWSVPHCFTIYSAQRTIVVAASSQVEMGKWIEDLNMAIDMAKKSQEKSSIFFDAGLGDHSNLYGSPAISPELPPRYLLGQGQRPNTITHVCWYRNQNLSLTDYLRMNQNQLSGYLLRKFKNSNGWQKLWVVFTNFCLFFYKTHQDDFPLASLPLLGYTVSTPDESDSIHKEYVFKLQFKSHVYFFRAESEYTFERWMEVIKSAASTTGRMSLLTPKGGPMEINGN, encoded by the exons CCAAAAGCTATTGGACAGGTCCTCCTCTCTGAGGTTTTCCGGAGAGGCAACCTCATAGAGAGTGATTACTTTGGCCTCGAGTTTCAGAACATGCAGCTGAACTGG gtttgGCTTGAACCCACAAAACCCGTTTCGAGACAAGCTCGAA GACCAGCAAATACGCTTTTTAGACTGTCAGTGAAATTCTTTCCTCCAGACCCCGGTCAGCTGCAAGAGGAGTACACAAG gtaCTTATTCTCGCTGCAGATGAAACGAGATCTGATGGAGGGCAGGTTGATCTGCACAGAAAATACTGGAGCCCTGCTGGCCTCTCACCTCGTCCAGT CGGAGATTGGCGACTACGATGACGTAGCAGACAGGGACTTCCTGAGGATGACCAAGCTGTTGCCTTACCAAGAGAAGGTGCAAGAGAGGATCATGGAGCTCCACCGCAGGCACCT GGGCCAGACTCCAGCCGAATCAGACTTCCAAATCCTGGAGATTGCCCGTAAACTGGAGATGTATGGCGTCCGTTTCCACCCAGCAGCTGACCGAGAAGGCACCAAAATTAATCTGGCTGTTGCTCATATGGGCCTTCAGGTTTTTCAG ggcaacacaaaaataaatactttcaaTTGGTCCAAGATTCGCAAACTGAGCTTCAAGAGAAAACGGTTCCTGATCAAGCTCCACCCAGAGGTTCAT GGCCCCCATCAGGACACTCTTGAGTTTATGATGGCCAGTCGAGACCAATGTAAAATCTTTTGGAAGATCTGTGTGGAATACCACTCATTCTTCCGTTTGTTTGACCAACCCCAACCCAAATCCAAAACTATCCTCTTCACCAGAGGCTCTTCCTTCAGATACAG TGGAAGGACCCAGAAGCAACTTGTGGACTATGCCCGGGAAAATGGAGCAAAGAGAACTCCATACCagag GAGGAACAGTAAAATACGAATGTCTGCTCGCTCCCTAGCCACAGATGTGCCAAAACAG AGCTTGTCATTCAATGACAGCCTCAGGGCCCCAGGCTCCCCCTACTCCGCTACTGTGTCCTTCTACGCAGCGCACATCTCCAGCGTCCCCCCGCGAACAGAACTCCAAACTCAGCCACAGCCTTTTCCCACACTGAGCCGGTCTCCCGCACCTCCCCAGCACCAGCAGCTTCAGTCCCCTCTGCAAGCTACCAGACCCCCCAGCCCTCCGAAGGAAGAACCCGTCAAGGCTGCTTCCCCATCTCACTACACTTTTCAAG ATTCAGTCGTGGACAGTCCTCAGCTCTCACCCTTCAACTCCAAAGATGCCCTCTGCCTGTCGCCCTCCTTCCAGATGTCGACCCTCAGCCTGCCAGGCCAGGCCCCGTCGCCCCTGCAAAGCCCCATCCTAAACGAGGTGGGCAGCAATGCCAAGctagaggaggaggaagagggcaGGAGGAAG CGATATCCCACCGACAAGGCCTACTTCATTGCCAAAGAGATTCTGACCACAGAGCGGACGTACCTGAAAGACCTCGAGGTTATCACTGTG TGGTTTCGCAGCGCTGTGATCAAAGAAAACGCCATGCCCGAAGGCCTGATGACCCTCCTCTTCTCCAACATCGACCCCATCTATGAGTTCCATCGAGGCTTTCTCAAGGAGTTAGACCAGAGGCTGGCTCTCTG GGAGGGACGCTCTAATGCTCACGTCAAAGGGGACTACCAGAGGATTGGTGATGTGATGCTGCGGAACATGTGTGCTCTAAAA GAATTCACCAGCTTCCTGCAGAAACATAATGAGGTGTTAACAGAGCTGGAGAAAGCCACCAAGAGGCTGAAGAAGCTTGAGACGGTCTACAAAGAGTTTGAGCTGCAGAAAGTCTGCTACTTGCCCCTCAACACATTCCTGCTCAAGCCCATCCAACGCCTCATGCACTACAAACTCATCCTGGAGAGACTGTGCAAGCATTATGCTCCCACCCACCGTGATCATGACGCCTGCAAGG AGGCTCTGAAGGAAGTGGCTGAGATAGCCACTCAGCTCCAGAGCAGTCTCATCCGGCTGGAGAATTTCCAGAAGCTAACAGAGCTGCAGAGAGACCTGATTGGTATAGAGAACTTAACCGCGCCAGGCAGG GAGTTCATACGAGAGGGATGTCTGTACAAGCTTACCAAGAAAGGACTGCAGCAAAGGATGTTTTTCCTG TTCTCAGACATGCTCCTCTACACAAGCAAAGGTGTTACAGCGACCAATCAGTTCAAAGTGCATGGCCAGCTGCCCCTTCACGGCATGATC GTTGAGGAAAGTGAAAATGAGTGGTCAGTCCCCCACTGCTTCACCATCTACTCTGCTCAGAGGACCATTGTTGTGGCTGCCAG CTCTCAGGTGGAGATGGGGAAGTGGATTGAGGACCTAAACATGGCTATTGACATGGCCAAGAAGTCCCAAGAGAAATCCAGCATCTTTTTTGACGCTGGACTCGGCGATCACTCAAACC TCTACGGCTCTCCGGCCATCTCACCAGAGCTTCCTCCCCGCTATCTCCTCGGTCAGGGCCAAAGACCAAACACCATCACGCACGTTTGCTGGTACCGAAACCAGAACCTCTCTCTCACTGATTATCTGCGCATGAACCAG AACCAGCTGTCAGGTTACCTCCTGAGGAAGTTCAAGAACAGTAATGGCTGGCAGAAACTCTGGGTTGTTTTCACCAACTTCTGCTTGTTCTTCTACAAGACTCACCAG GATGACTTCCCGCTGGCTAGCCTCCCCCTGCTCGGTTACACGGTCAGCACCCCCGACGAGTCGGACAGCATTCACAAGGAGTACGTCTTCAAGCTGCAGTTCAAGTCCCATGTTTACTTTTTCCGGGCAGAAAGCGAGTACACCTTTGAAAG ATGGATGGAGGTGATTAAGAGCGCAGCCAGCACTACGGGCCGGATGAGCCTGCTCACACCCAAAGGAGGTCCCATGGAGATAAACGGAAACTGA
- the farp2 gene encoding FERM, ARHGEF and pleckstrin domain-containing protein 2 isoform X4, whose protein sequence is MGDIEGSYRVLQTPGIRLGAQFNAGISTLEPGQSLSGNVTSGSKSHGRGELQIRVQGLDDSQEFFDIDPKAIGQVLLSEVFRRGNLIESDYFGLEFQNMQLNWVWLEPTKPVSRQARRPANTLFRLSVKFFPPDPGQLQEEYTRYLFSLQMKRDLMEGRLICTENTGALLASHLVQSEIGDYDDVADRDFLRMTKLLPYQEKVQERIMELHRRHLGQTPAESDFQILEIARKLEMYGVRFHPAADREGTKINLAVAHMGLQVFQGNTKINTFNWSKIRKLSFKRKRFLIKLHPEVHGPHQDTLEFMMASRDQCKIFWKICVEYHSFFRLFDQPQPKSKTILFTRGSSFRYSGRTQKQLVDYARENGAKRTPYQRRNSKIRMSARSLATDVPKQSLSFNDSLRAPGSPYSATVSFYAAHISSVPPRTELQTQPQPFPTLSRSPAPPQHQQLQSPLQATRPPSPPKEEPVKAASPSHYTFQDSVVDSPQLSPFNSKDALCLSPSFQMSTLSLPGQAPSPLQSPILNEVGSNAKLEEEEEGRRKRYPTDKAYFIAKEILTTERTYLKDLEVITVWFRSAVIKENAMPEGLMTLLFSNIDPIYEFHRGFLKELDQRLALWEGRSNAHVKGDYQRIGDVMLRNMCALKEFTSFLQKHNEVLTELEKATKRLKKLETVYKEFELQKVCYLPLNTFLLKPIQRLMHYKLILERLCKHYAPTHRDHDACKEALKEVAEIATQLQSSLIRLENFQKLTELQRDLIGIENLTAPGREFIREGCLYKLTKKGLQQRMFFLFSDMLLYTSKGVTATNQFKVHGQLPLHGMIVEESENEWSVPHCFTIYSAQRTIVVAASSQVEMGKWIEDLNMAIDMAKKSQEKSSIFFDAGLGDHSNRSSDEVSLEQESEDDMNSSRTSLDKQTHHRANTTMHVCWHRNTSVSMSDHSQAVESTALRPSHQSFLPAISSVRAKDQTPSRTFAGTETRTSLSLIICA, encoded by the exons CCAAAAGCTATTGGACAGGTCCTCCTCTCTGAGGTTTTCCGGAGAGGCAACCTCATAGAGAGTGATTACTTTGGCCTCGAGTTTCAGAACATGCAGCTGAACTGG gtttgGCTTGAACCCACAAAACCCGTTTCGAGACAAGCTCGAA GACCAGCAAATACGCTTTTTAGACTGTCAGTGAAATTCTTTCCTCCAGACCCCGGTCAGCTGCAAGAGGAGTACACAAG gtaCTTATTCTCGCTGCAGATGAAACGAGATCTGATGGAGGGCAGGTTGATCTGCACAGAAAATACTGGAGCCCTGCTGGCCTCTCACCTCGTCCAGT CGGAGATTGGCGACTACGATGACGTAGCAGACAGGGACTTCCTGAGGATGACCAAGCTGTTGCCTTACCAAGAGAAGGTGCAAGAGAGGATCATGGAGCTCCACCGCAGGCACCT GGGCCAGACTCCAGCCGAATCAGACTTCCAAATCCTGGAGATTGCCCGTAAACTGGAGATGTATGGCGTCCGTTTCCACCCAGCAGCTGACCGAGAAGGCACCAAAATTAATCTGGCTGTTGCTCATATGGGCCTTCAGGTTTTTCAG ggcaacacaaaaataaatactttcaaTTGGTCCAAGATTCGCAAACTGAGCTTCAAGAGAAAACGGTTCCTGATCAAGCTCCACCCAGAGGTTCAT GGCCCCCATCAGGACACTCTTGAGTTTATGATGGCCAGTCGAGACCAATGTAAAATCTTTTGGAAGATCTGTGTGGAATACCACTCATTCTTCCGTTTGTTTGACCAACCCCAACCCAAATCCAAAACTATCCTCTTCACCAGAGGCTCTTCCTTCAGATACAG TGGAAGGACCCAGAAGCAACTTGTGGACTATGCCCGGGAAAATGGAGCAAAGAGAACTCCATACCagag GAGGAACAGTAAAATACGAATGTCTGCTCGCTCCCTAGCCACAGATGTGCCAAAACAG AGCTTGTCATTCAATGACAGCCTCAGGGCCCCAGGCTCCCCCTACTCCGCTACTGTGTCCTTCTACGCAGCGCACATCTCCAGCGTCCCCCCGCGAACAGAACTCCAAACTCAGCCACAGCCTTTTCCCACACTGAGCCGGTCTCCCGCACCTCCCCAGCACCAGCAGCTTCAGTCCCCTCTGCAAGCTACCAGACCCCCCAGCCCTCCGAAGGAAGAACCCGTCAAGGCTGCTTCCCCATCTCACTACACTTTTCAAG ATTCAGTCGTGGACAGTCCTCAGCTCTCACCCTTCAACTCCAAAGATGCCCTCTGCCTGTCGCCCTCCTTCCAGATGTCGACCCTCAGCCTGCCAGGCCAGGCCCCGTCGCCCCTGCAAAGCCCCATCCTAAACGAGGTGGGCAGCAATGCCAAGctagaggaggaggaagagggcaGGAGGAAG CGATATCCCACCGACAAGGCCTACTTCATTGCCAAAGAGATTCTGACCACAGAGCGGACGTACCTGAAAGACCTCGAGGTTATCACTGTG TGGTTTCGCAGCGCTGTGATCAAAGAAAACGCCATGCCCGAAGGCCTGATGACCCTCCTCTTCTCCAACATCGACCCCATCTATGAGTTCCATCGAGGCTTTCTCAAGGAGTTAGACCAGAGGCTGGCTCTCTG GGAGGGACGCTCTAATGCTCACGTCAAAGGGGACTACCAGAGGATTGGTGATGTGATGCTGCGGAACATGTGTGCTCTAAAA GAATTCACCAGCTTCCTGCAGAAACATAATGAGGTGTTAACAGAGCTGGAGAAAGCCACCAAGAGGCTGAAGAAGCTTGAGACGGTCTACAAAGAGTTTGAGCTGCAGAAAGTCTGCTACTTGCCCCTCAACACATTCCTGCTCAAGCCCATCCAACGCCTCATGCACTACAAACTCATCCTGGAGAGACTGTGCAAGCATTATGCTCCCACCCACCGTGATCATGACGCCTGCAAGG AGGCTCTGAAGGAAGTGGCTGAGATAGCCACTCAGCTCCAGAGCAGTCTCATCCGGCTGGAGAATTTCCAGAAGCTAACAGAGCTGCAGAGAGACCTGATTGGTATAGAGAACTTAACCGCGCCAGGCAGG GAGTTCATACGAGAGGGATGTCTGTACAAGCTTACCAAGAAAGGACTGCAGCAAAGGATGTTTTTCCTG TTCTCAGACATGCTCCTCTACACAAGCAAAGGTGTTACAGCGACCAATCAGTTCAAAGTGCATGGCCAGCTGCCCCTTCACGGCATGATC GTTGAGGAAAGTGAAAATGAGTGGTCAGTCCCCCACTGCTTCACCATCTACTCTGCTCAGAGGACCATTGTTGTGGCTGCCAG CTCTCAGGTGGAGATGGGGAAGTGGATTGAGGACCTAAACATGGCTATTGACATGGCCAAGAAGTCCCAAGAGAAATCCAGCATCTTTTTTGACGCTGGACTCGGCGATCACTCAAACC gaTCATCTGATGAGGTTTCTCTGGAGCAGGAGTCGGAGGACGACATGAACTCTTCCCGCACATCTCTGGACAAGCAGACACACCACCGCGCCAACACCACCATGCATGTGTGCTGGCATCGCAACACcagtgtgtctatgtctgatcACAGCCAGGCGGTGGAG TCTACGGCTCTCCGGCCATCTCACCAGAGCTTCCTCCCCGCTATCTCCTCGGTCAGGGCCAAAGACCAAACACCATCACGCACGTTTGCTGGTACCGAAACCAGAACCTCTCTCTCACTGATTATCTGCGCATGA
- the farp2 gene encoding FERM, ARHGEF and pleckstrin domain-containing protein 2 isoform X3, with product MGDIEGSYRVLQTPGIRLGAQFNAGISTLEPGQSLSGNVTSGSKSHGRGELQIRVQGLDDSQEFFDIDPKAIGQVLLSEVFRRGNLIESDYFGLEFQNMQLNWVWLEPTKPVSRQARRPANTLFRLSVKFFPPDPGQLQEEYTRYLFSLQMKRDLMEGRLICTENTGALLASHLVQSEIGDYDDVADRDFLRMTKLLPYQEKVQERIMELHRRHLGQTPAESDFQILEIARKLEMYGVRFHPAADREGTKINLAVAHMGLQVFQGNTKINTFNWSKIRKLSFKRKRFLIKLHPEVHGPHQDTLEFMMASRDQCKIFWKICVEYHSFFRLFDQPQPKSKTILFTRGSSFRYSGRTQKQLVDYARENGAKRTPYQRRNSKIRMSARSLATDVPKQSLSFNDSLRAPGSPYSATVSFYAAHISSVPPRTELQTQPQPFPTLSRSPAPPQHQQLQSPLQATRPPSPPKEEPVKAASPSHYTFQDSVVDSPQLSPFNSKDALCLSPSFQMSTLSLPGQAPSPLQSPILNERYPTDKAYFIAKEILTTERTYLKDLEVITVWFRSAVIKENAMPEGLMTLLFSNIDPIYEFHRGFLKELDQRLALWEGRSNAHVKGDYQRIGDVMLRNMCALKEFTSFLQKHNEVLTELEKATKRLKKLETVYKEFELQKVCYLPLNTFLLKPIQRLMHYKLILERLCKHYAPTHRDHDACKEALKEVAEIATQLQSSLIRLENFQKLTELQRDLIGIENLTAPGREFIREGCLYKLTKKGLQQRMFFLFSDMLLYTSKGVTATNQFKVHGQLPLHGMIVEESENEWSVPHCFTIYSAQRTIVVAASSQVEMGKWIEDLNMAIDMAKKSQEKSSIFFDAGLGDHSNRSSDEVSLEQESEDDMNSSRTSLDKQTHHRANTTMHVCWHRNTSVSMSDHSQAVENQLSGYLLRKFKNSNGWQKLWVVFTNFCLFFYKTHQDDFPLASLPLLGYTVSTPDESDSIHKEYVFKLQFKSHVYFFRAESEYTFERWMEVIKSAASTTGRMSLLTPKGGPMEINGN from the exons CCAAAAGCTATTGGACAGGTCCTCCTCTCTGAGGTTTTCCGGAGAGGCAACCTCATAGAGAGTGATTACTTTGGCCTCGAGTTTCAGAACATGCAGCTGAACTGG gtttgGCTTGAACCCACAAAACCCGTTTCGAGACAAGCTCGAA GACCAGCAAATACGCTTTTTAGACTGTCAGTGAAATTCTTTCCTCCAGACCCCGGTCAGCTGCAAGAGGAGTACACAAG gtaCTTATTCTCGCTGCAGATGAAACGAGATCTGATGGAGGGCAGGTTGATCTGCACAGAAAATACTGGAGCCCTGCTGGCCTCTCACCTCGTCCAGT CGGAGATTGGCGACTACGATGACGTAGCAGACAGGGACTTCCTGAGGATGACCAAGCTGTTGCCTTACCAAGAGAAGGTGCAAGAGAGGATCATGGAGCTCCACCGCAGGCACCT GGGCCAGACTCCAGCCGAATCAGACTTCCAAATCCTGGAGATTGCCCGTAAACTGGAGATGTATGGCGTCCGTTTCCACCCAGCAGCTGACCGAGAAGGCACCAAAATTAATCTGGCTGTTGCTCATATGGGCCTTCAGGTTTTTCAG ggcaacacaaaaataaatactttcaaTTGGTCCAAGATTCGCAAACTGAGCTTCAAGAGAAAACGGTTCCTGATCAAGCTCCACCCAGAGGTTCAT GGCCCCCATCAGGACACTCTTGAGTTTATGATGGCCAGTCGAGACCAATGTAAAATCTTTTGGAAGATCTGTGTGGAATACCACTCATTCTTCCGTTTGTTTGACCAACCCCAACCCAAATCCAAAACTATCCTCTTCACCAGAGGCTCTTCCTTCAGATACAG TGGAAGGACCCAGAAGCAACTTGTGGACTATGCCCGGGAAAATGGAGCAAAGAGAACTCCATACCagag GAGGAACAGTAAAATACGAATGTCTGCTCGCTCCCTAGCCACAGATGTGCCAAAACAG AGCTTGTCATTCAATGACAGCCTCAGGGCCCCAGGCTCCCCCTACTCCGCTACTGTGTCCTTCTACGCAGCGCACATCTCCAGCGTCCCCCCGCGAACAGAACTCCAAACTCAGCCACAGCCTTTTCCCACACTGAGCCGGTCTCCCGCACCTCCCCAGCACCAGCAGCTTCAGTCCCCTCTGCAAGCTACCAGACCCCCCAGCCCTCCGAAGGAAGAACCCGTCAAGGCTGCTTCCCCATCTCACTACACTTTTCAAG ATTCAGTCGTGGACAGTCCTCAGCTCTCACCCTTCAACTCCAAAGATGCCCTCTGCCTGTCGCCCTCCTTCCAGATGTCGACCCTCAGCCTGCCAGGCCAGGCCCCGTCGCCCCTGCAAAGCCCCATCCTAAACGAG CGATATCCCACCGACAAGGCCTACTTCATTGCCAAAGAGATTCTGACCACAGAGCGGACGTACCTGAAAGACCTCGAGGTTATCACTGTG TGGTTTCGCAGCGCTGTGATCAAAGAAAACGCCATGCCCGAAGGCCTGATGACCCTCCTCTTCTCCAACATCGACCCCATCTATGAGTTCCATCGAGGCTTTCTCAAGGAGTTAGACCAGAGGCTGGCTCTCTG GGAGGGACGCTCTAATGCTCACGTCAAAGGGGACTACCAGAGGATTGGTGATGTGATGCTGCGGAACATGTGTGCTCTAAAA GAATTCACCAGCTTCCTGCAGAAACATAATGAGGTGTTAACAGAGCTGGAGAAAGCCACCAAGAGGCTGAAGAAGCTTGAGACGGTCTACAAAGAGTTTGAGCTGCAGAAAGTCTGCTACTTGCCCCTCAACACATTCCTGCTCAAGCCCATCCAACGCCTCATGCACTACAAACTCATCCTGGAGAGACTGTGCAAGCATTATGCTCCCACCCACCGTGATCATGACGCCTGCAAGG AGGCTCTGAAGGAAGTGGCTGAGATAGCCACTCAGCTCCAGAGCAGTCTCATCCGGCTGGAGAATTTCCAGAAGCTAACAGAGCTGCAGAGAGACCTGATTGGTATAGAGAACTTAACCGCGCCAGGCAGG GAGTTCATACGAGAGGGATGTCTGTACAAGCTTACCAAGAAAGGACTGCAGCAAAGGATGTTTTTCCTG TTCTCAGACATGCTCCTCTACACAAGCAAAGGTGTTACAGCGACCAATCAGTTCAAAGTGCATGGCCAGCTGCCCCTTCACGGCATGATC GTTGAGGAAAGTGAAAATGAGTGGTCAGTCCCCCACTGCTTCACCATCTACTCTGCTCAGAGGACCATTGTTGTGGCTGCCAG CTCTCAGGTGGAGATGGGGAAGTGGATTGAGGACCTAAACATGGCTATTGACATGGCCAAGAAGTCCCAAGAGAAATCCAGCATCTTTTTTGACGCTGGACTCGGCGATCACTCAAACC gaTCATCTGATGAGGTTTCTCTGGAGCAGGAGTCGGAGGACGACATGAACTCTTCCCGCACATCTCTGGACAAGCAGACACACCACCGCGCCAACACCACCATGCATGTGTGCTGGCATCGCAACACcagtgtgtctatgtctgatcACAGCCAGGCGGTGGAG AACCAGCTGTCAGGTTACCTCCTGAGGAAGTTCAAGAACAGTAATGGCTGGCAGAAACTCTGGGTTGTTTTCACCAACTTCTGCTTGTTCTTCTACAAGACTCACCAG GATGACTTCCCGCTGGCTAGCCTCCCCCTGCTCGGTTACACGGTCAGCACCCCCGACGAGTCGGACAGCATTCACAAGGAGTACGTCTTCAAGCTGCAGTTCAAGTCCCATGTTTACTTTTTCCGGGCAGAAAGCGAGTACACCTTTGAAAG ATGGATGGAGGTGATTAAGAGCGCAGCCAGCACTACGGGCCGGATGAGCCTGCTCACACCCAAAGGAGGTCCCATGGAGATAAACGGAAACTGA